A genomic window from Silene latifolia isolate original U9 population chromosome 11, ASM4854445v1, whole genome shotgun sequence includes:
- the LOC141613818 gene encoding uncharacterized protein LOC141613818 — MICTLIIDSGSCTNVIAKDVVAKLKLPTKNHPKPYKLHWLDGNNGVMVKKQALISLQLGPPWQYDRKVEHDGRSNVYVVSKGKAKYHLKPLSPTKYNKPIAKDSLFLDANEAEEVVARGEPAYLLVVREVTKMESNDARIRELLVELMMCFPTSYDGLPPKRWIEHQIDLLPGAALPNKPAYRCNPEEAKELQRQVQELIDRGYVKESLSPCAVPALLVPKKRELGECA; from the exons ATGATTTGCACTCTTATTATTGATAGTGGCTCTTGtaccaatgttatagctaaggatgTCGTTGCTAAACTGAAATTGCCTACTAAGAACCATCCTAAACCATATAAACTACATTGGCTTGATGGGAATAATGGGGTTATGGTAAAGAAACAGGCTTTAATTTCTTTGCAATTGGGACC ACCGTGGCAATATGATAGGAAGGTGGAACATGACGGACGAAGTAATGTTTATGTTGTTTCTAAAGGGAAAGCTAAGTATCATTTGAAACCATTGTCACCAACCAAATATAACAAACCTATTGCAAAAGACAGTTTGTTTTTAGATGCAAACGAGGCCGAGGAGGTTGTGGCGCGAGGGGAACCAGCATACCTATTGGTTGTTCGAGAGGTGACAAAAATGGAGAGTAATGATGCGAGGATTCGGGAGTTATTAGTTGAGTTGATGATGTGTTTCCCGACGAGTTACGatgggttaccaccgaagagatGGATTGAGCACCAAATTGACTTACTTCCAGGGGCTGCGTTACCTAATAAACCAGCCTATCGATGTAATCCTGAAGAGGCTAAGGAATTACAGAGACAAGTGCAAGAACTGATAGACAGAGGATATGTGAAAGAAAGCTTGAGTCCGTGTGCTGTACCAGCTCTTTTGGTACCAAAAAAGAGGGAACTTGGCGAATGTGCATAG